Proteins encoded together in one Bosea sp. (in: a-proteobacteria) window:
- the tcuB gene encoding tricarballylate utilization 4Fe-4S protein TcuB: MTDFSFLRDTVGTGPAGTAGSTAHHATAVLAEADRLMTVCNSCRYCEGLCAVFPAMEMRRSFSDGDLNYLANLCHNCGACYYDCQFSPPHEYAVHVPATLAQVRTQSYAHYAWPRAFAGMFERNGLFIAIALALAVTVFVAGFVAWTDPAVLFGSHTGPGAFYRLMPHNTMVAIFGLAFLYALVAIWMGVRTFWRDIGTPEASLRDPGSLWQALKDAGSLRYLDGGGAGCMNESERPSDRRKLYHHLTFYGFMLCFAATSTATLYHYLLGLEAPYPWYDLPVLLGTAGGIGLIVGPIGLMAEKRRRDRTLREGTPYGMDMAFLLMLLLTSVTGLGLLVLRATPAMGLLLALHLGVVFALFVTMPYGKFVHGIYRFLALVRAAQERHRAFAPGAAGK, translated from the coding sequence ATGACGGATTTCTCGTTCCTGCGCGACACGGTGGGCACAGGTCCGGCCGGCACGGCCGGCTCCACCGCCCATCACGCCACGGCGGTGCTGGCCGAGGCCGACCGGCTGATGACCGTCTGCAATTCCTGCCGCTATTGCGAAGGGCTCTGCGCCGTCTTCCCGGCGATGGAGATGCGGCGCTCCTTCTCCGACGGGGACCTGAACTATCTCGCCAATCTCTGCCACAACTGCGGGGCCTGCTATTACGACTGCCAGTTCTCGCCGCCGCACGAATACGCGGTGCATGTGCCGGCGACGTTGGCGCAGGTGCGCACCCAATCCTATGCCCACTACGCCTGGCCGCGGGCCTTCGCCGGCATGTTCGAGCGCAACGGGCTGTTCATCGCGATCGCGCTCGCGCTCGCGGTCACGGTCTTCGTCGCCGGTTTCGTCGCCTGGACCGATCCGGCCGTGCTCTTCGGCAGCCACACCGGGCCCGGCGCCTTCTACCGGCTGATGCCGCACAACACCATGGTGGCGATCTTCGGGCTCGCCTTCCTCTATGCGCTCGTCGCGATCTGGATGGGGGTCCGGACGTTCTGGCGCGATATCGGGACACCCGAGGCGTCGCTGCGCGATCCCGGCTCGCTCTGGCAGGCGCTGAAGGATGCCGGGAGCCTGCGCTATCTCGACGGCGGGGGGGCCGGCTGCATGAACGAGAGCGAGCGGCCGAGCGACCGCCGCAAGCTCTACCACCACCTGACGTTCTACGGCTTCATGCTCTGCTTCGCCGCGACCTCGACGGCGACGCTCTATCATTACCTCCTCGGCCTCGAGGCGCCCTACCCCTGGTATGACCTTCCCGTGCTGCTCGGAACGGCCGGCGGCATCGGGCTGATCGTCGGCCCCATCGGCCTGATGGCCGAGAAGCGGCGGCGCGATCGCACGCTGCGCGAGGGCACGCCCTACGGCATGGACATGGCCTTCCTGCTGATGCTGCTCCTGACCAGCGTGACAGGGCTCGGCCTGCTCGTCCTGCGCGCCACGCCGGCCATGGGCCTCCTGCTCGCGCTGCATCTCGGCGTCGTCTTCGCGCTCTTCGTCACCATGCCCTATGGCAAGTTCGTGCACGGCATCTACCGGTTCCTGGCGCTCGTGCGCGCGGCGCAGGAGCGGCACCGCGCCTTCGCGCCAGGGGCGGCGGGCAAGTGA
- a CDS encoding LacI family DNA-binding transcriptional regulator, protein MPGRKKTPEAKARVTIRDVALAAGVSVGTVSRVINNNAKVAAGIRLRVLTAARDLGYVPDVIAQSLRTNATMMVGCILADITNKLFMTAISAAEAVLRKAGYVIVLAASNGDINREVEILSMFDSRRLEGCIMTVSDENDPRIIEALSKLRMPVTLLEREMSLGIDCAFTDQFSGVYQAVTYLLTLGHRRIGLITVSRETRPGRERARGFRKAFEDFQLPVDEAWTAFRGNSPEYGYRVAYGFLSAKSPPTAIIAGANEMVGVVQAARALGVGVPEALSLISLGDTDLMTIHSPPLSVIRWDHARTGELAAELMLSRINNSGPDDVRKIILPTELVMRLSCASIHGAAGGA, encoded by the coding sequence ATGCCTGGACGTAAGAAGACTCCAGAAGCCAAAGCTAGGGTCACAATACGCGACGTTGCGTTGGCAGCGGGAGTGTCGGTCGGCACGGTCTCCCGCGTCATCAATAACAATGCCAAGGTCGCTGCCGGTATTCGCTTGCGCGTGCTCACGGCGGCGCGCGATCTGGGTTATGTTCCCGATGTGATCGCGCAGAGCCTGCGGACGAACGCGACGATGATGGTCGGCTGCATCCTAGCCGACATCACCAACAAGCTCTTCATGACGGCGATCAGCGCGGCCGAGGCCGTGCTTCGCAAGGCCGGCTATGTGATCGTCCTGGCGGCGAGCAACGGAGACATCAACCGCGAGGTCGAGATCCTGTCGATGTTCGACAGCCGCCGCCTGGAAGGCTGCATCATGACGGTCAGCGACGAGAACGATCCCAGGATCATCGAAGCTTTGTCGAAGCTGCGCATGCCCGTGACGTTGCTCGAGCGGGAAATGTCGCTGGGAATCGACTGCGCCTTCACGGATCAGTTCAGCGGCGTCTATCAGGCGGTCACTTATCTTCTGACGCTGGGGCATCGGCGCATCGGTCTCATCACGGTCTCGCGCGAAACCCGCCCCGGGCGAGAGCGCGCGAGAGGCTTTCGGAAAGCCTTCGAGGATTTCCAGCTTCCGGTCGACGAGGCATGGACCGCTTTCCGGGGAAACTCCCCGGAATACGGCTACAGGGTGGCCTATGGCTTCCTCAGCGCGAAGTCCCCGCCCACGGCCATCATCGCCGGCGCCAACGAGATGGTCGGTGTCGTGCAGGCCGCCCGCGCCCTGGGGGTCGGAGTTCCCGAAGCCCTGTCGCTGATCAGCCTGGGCGACACGGATCTGATGACGATCCACTCGCCGCCCCTGTCGGTGATCCGGTGGGACCATGCGCGGACCGGGGAGCTTGCCGCCGAGCTCATGCTGTCCAGGATCAACAATTCCGGGCCGGACGATGTGCGCAAGATCATCCTGCCGACGGAACTCGTCATGCGCCTCTCCTGCGCCTCGATCCACGGCGCGGCGGGCGGTGCGTGA